DNA from Leptospira mayottensis 200901116:
AGTCTGTCCCAAAACCTCGGAATATAGGACTCCTACGAAAGTTTGACAGGCAAGTAAGAGTCCGTCATAAATTCCCAAAGAGACGTAATCGATAGGAACTACCGCGTTTTACTACTAATGACCGAACAATTATAGTCGTAATTTTTTGAAGTTTTGAGAAAAGCTCAAAATAAAATAGAAAACTTCCCATTCGGCCTATACAACGGGCACAACAGGAAAATACACATCCTTAAGATATCATTCAGTCAATAGAACGAGCTATTTGACATTGCAGGATCGCCGTTTTTATAAGAAATTTTTTCGTAATTTTTTATAAAAACCAATAATTCATTTTTTTAAATTCTTAATCCTCCAGCCCAAACAATTGAAATAGACCTTGTATCGCACGTCCAAAAATAGGTTTTCTCTTTTACCTTACATTTTCGTCACTCCACATAAACAATTCGATAACGCAGAGAACATTCAGAAAAATTTATCCAACTAAAAATCGGCAATACAAATAATTGCAATTTCCGATTCGATCCGCACACTTTCCATACATAAAATAAAATTTTCTATAATATTTAAAAAACATAATATATTGGATTGATACAAACTATAATAAAAAGGCCCGGAATTTTCCGAGCCTTTTATAGAATATGAAGCGAAACTTCTAGTTACACTTCCGGATTTTCCAAAACGAGCGCGATTCCTTGACCGCCTCCAATACAAAGAGAAGCGACACCGTATTTCGCTTTTCTTCTTTTTAGTTCGTATGCTAGAGTAATCGTAACTCTGGCACCGGAAGCTCCAAGTGGATGTCCGATGGCAACGGCCCCGCCATTTACATTAGTAATCTCCGGATTAAGACCAAGTTCCTTTTGAACGGCAAGATACTGAGCGGCGAAAGCTTCATTGATTTCTACAAGACTCATATCTGAAAGTTTTAGACCTGCTTTTTTTAAAGCGGCAGGAATTGCAAGTGCGGGACCGATTCCCATCTTAGCAGGATCGCAGCCAGCGTGACCATAGCCGCGGATAATCGCGAGGGGCTTTTTACCGATTTTTTTTGCATAAGAAGAAGAAGTTACGATGGTAGCGGCCGCCCCATCATTCAAACCGGATGCATTCCCCGCAGTTACGGTTCCGCCGTCCCGGAAAACAGCTTTCAAAGTCCCAAGTTTATCAATTCCGGCAACACCTTTAATAAACTCATCCTTTTCTAATGTAACCGGTTTTTTACCGGGAATCGTAACGATAAAGATCTCATCTTTAAGACGACCTTCCGCAGTCGCTTTTTCCGCACGGGTCTGAGAGATTGCAGCCCATTCGTCTTGTTCTTGTCTGGAAATTTTATATTGATCCGCAAGATTTTCCGCAGTCTGTCCCATTATCAAACCTACGTATTGGTCGGTAAGACCTTGTTCCAATGTATCTTCGAATTCAGCAGAGCCATAACGAACGCCCCAGCGTGCATTTCGAA
Protein-coding regions in this window:
- a CDS encoding acetyl-CoA C-acetyltransferase yields the protein MEEAVILDGIRTPFGNFGGTLKDLSAVDLGVLVSKAILEKTGVSPDGIGESIFGNVIPTGKEAIYLARHIGLKSGLPLGIPALTLNRLCGSGMEAIIQAAKKIYLGDADAVLAGGVESMSNAPYVVRNARWGVRYGSAEFEDTLEQGLTDQYVGLIMGQTAENLADQYKISRQEQDEWAAISQTRAEKATAEGRLKDEIFIVTIPGKKPVTLEKDEFIKGVAGIDKLGTLKAVFRDGGTVTAGNASGLNDGAAATIVTSSSYAKKIGKKPLAIIRGYGHAGCDPAKMGIGPALAIPAALKKAGLKLSDMSLVEINEAFAAQYLAVQKELGLNPEITNVNGGAVAIGHPLGASGARVTITLAYELKRRKAKYGVASLCIGGGQGIALVLENPEV